From Nymphalis io chromosome 10, ilAglIoxx1.1, whole genome shotgun sequence, a single genomic window includes:
- the LOC126771277 gene encoding uncharacterized protein LOC126771277, with translation MNNFNKEVAVNYVKTLVDKNRCVTCDLLNGPIVRYPCGHHVCNNCAINAEYCIRCLSPPTNSINSIDVPYGQRIEHVLHLLTTFQDLFNLDVYKRHRLSEQLKLEKQIFPKCIQAPSKYCNKRKSTKYIVNDKENSRLPFLAGESISNVLNMENTVNYVQQWLKNNESTSKKSSNLPRKPFADLNVNSQSFTKDFSLVTKDNDSEVSNRKRTHIKVINTNSKKKLRLLPKNKKKESITIPRLLSNNESTSLQRSKCENDESGIVVDEETIVIDNSQEGFIDKDRLALIAVQEAEKFKPCDFTKKSDQSEHIITLTEPTILSKPVYFNTDSYKIPFYKKSLLYKICNECTNEKKQLQNPVPAKSVTVIIDNDNFITTIKCSHCPVRNIELKKQSVQVQTDMIKDRTDLIQAPSKINIETQNNNDNKISKHDNVENNVLLNKDIDTDKKDGGIPKITKDNVNVLPSKRKCLVIDDSDTDSDINETVCTLEATAEVHKEINFGILSSMEAHEYVNRMKPIVRGHTPLSTDSSDKENYDPNRIKRQKFGKKKNNKK, from the exons atgaataattttaataaagaagttGCTGTTAATTACGTCAAAACTTTAGTTGATAAAAATCGATGTGTTACTTG TGACCTGTTAAATGGACCTATTGTAAGATATCCGTGTGGACATCACGTATGTAATAACTGTGCCATAAACGCCGAATACTGTATACGTTGCCTTTCACCACCTACCAATTCGATTAATTCCATTGATGTACCTTACGGGCAACGCATCGAACATGTTTTACATCTTTTAACTACATTTCAGGATTTATTTAACCTCGATG TTTACAAAAGACACAGACTATCAGAACAATTAAAATtggaaaaacaaatatttccaaAATGTATACAAGCTCcatcaaaatattgtaataaaagaaaaagtactaaatatatagtaaatgatAAAGAAAATTCAAGATTGCCATTCCTAGCTGGTGAAAGCATATCTAATGTGTTAAATATGGAAAACACTGTAAATTATGTTCAACAGTGgctaaaaaataatgaatcaacCTCAAAGAAATCCAGTAATCTACCTCGTAAACCGTTTGCAGATTTAAATGTGAACAGTCAAAGTTTTACTAAAGATTTTAGCTTAGTTACTAAAGACAATGATTCAGAAGTTTCAAATAGAAAAAGAACCCATATAAAGGTTATTAATACTAATAGTAAGAAAAAATTGAGGCttttacctaaaaataaaaagaaagagtCCATTACCATACCTAGATTGTTAAGTAATAATGAAAGCACTAGTTTGCAAAGAAGCAAATGTGAAAATGATGAAAGTGGAATTGTTGTTGATGAGGAGACTATTGTTATAGATAATAGTCAAGAAGGTTTTATTGATAAAGATAGACTTGCATTAATTGCTGTACAAGAGGCTGAAAAATTTAAACCCTgtgattttacaaaaaaatctgaTCAATCGGAACACATAATTACATTAACTGAACCCACTATACTATCAAAACCCGTTTATTTCAATACAGACTCTTACAAAATAcctttttacaaaaaaagctTACTATATAAGATCTGTAATGAAtgtacaaatgaaaaaaaacagttacaaaATCCAGTGCCAGCAAAAAGTGTAACAGTAATAATTGATAATGACAACTTCATAACCACAATCAAATGTTCACATTgccctgtaagaaatattgaattaaaaaagcaATCCGTCCAAGTACAAACCGATATGATTAAAGATAGAACAGATTTAATTCAAGCTCCCTCAAAAATCAACATTGAAACTCAAAATAACAATGACAACAAAatatcaaagcatgacaatgtagaaaataatgttttgcTTAATAAAGATATAGATACTGACAAAAAGGATGGAGGTATTCCAAAAATTACAAAGGACAATGTTAATGTATTACCTTCAAAGAGAAAATGTCTGGTAATAGACGATTCAGACACAGATAGTGATATCAATGAAACTGTTTGCACTCTTGAAGCCACTGCAGAGGTTCATAAAGAAAT AAATTTCGGTATACTATCCTCAATGGAGGCTCACGAGTATGTCAACAGAATGAAGCCTATAGTCCGCGGACATACCCCACTTAGTACTGATTCATCTGACAAAGAAAATTATGACCCAAACAGaattaaaagacaaaaatttggaaaaaagaaaaacaataaaaaataa
- the LOC126771205 gene encoding antifreeze protein Maxi-like, whose protein sequence is MKPWPSKPATSAVEAVVAGPVVVEADTAAAVALEEVTEGVVDTAAAVALEVVTEGVVALEVATEVVAEVASEVVVAAEVVAAVAGNPAAAAVDGRVVEAVAGNPAAAVAADGRVVEAVAGNLAAVAVVGPAVEAAAAAGNSAAAAAAVVAGGDPSNKECQYTSTSY, encoded by the exons ATGAAG CCGTGGCCGTCCAAGCCGGCTACATCGGCGGTGGAAGCAGTGGTGGCTGGTCCAGTGGTGGTGGAGGCGGATACGGCGGCGGCGGTGGCTTTGGAGGAGGTCACGGAGGGGGTGGTGGATACGGCGGCGGCGGTGGCTTTGGAGGTGGTCACGGAGGGGGTGGTGGCTTTGGAGGTGGCCACGGAGGTGGTGGCGGAGGTGGCTTCGGAGGTAGTGGTGGCC GCGGAGGTGGTAGCGGCGGTGGCTGGAAAtccggcggcggcggcggtggATGGTCGAGTGGTGGAGGCGGTGGCTGGAAATCCGGCGGCGGCGGTGGCAGCGGATGGTCGAGTGGTGGAGGCGGTGGCTGGAAATCTGGCGGCGGTAGCAGTGGTTGGTCCAGCGGTggaggcggcggcggcggctgGAAActcggcggcggcggcggcggcggtggTGGCTGGTGGTGATCCCTCAAATAAAGAATGTCAATATACCAGTAcctcatattaa